Genomic segment of Candidatus Flexicrinis affinis:
CGCGCTGTGGCGTCGATACGGCGGGCTGATTTTGAGGGCGCAGGTCAAAGAGGGATGGAACGCCTTACGAGCGTGGCGGGGCAAGGCCGCGCGTGCACGCCTTCGGGGGATGCTGGCGGGCCTGTGGCTCGCGCTGACCATCTGGCCGGTACGGCGGCGCGTTCAGGCGACCCGTACCGTCTCCATCGAGTACTTGGACAGCCTGCTGCTTCCGCCTCAGCCATGAGCGCCGCACAGGGGAGTGAATCGTTGAACGACACACCGCGCCCGTACCTTTCGATCGTGATTCCTGCCCACAACGAGGAAACGCGGCTTCCCCGCGCACTCGAGCGAATCGACGCGTTTCTCAAGACTCAACCGTATACGGCCGAGGTCGTGGTCGTCGAGAATGGCAGCAGCGACCGGACGTTCGAGGTCGCCCGCGAGCATGCGGTACGCCTGCCGTATGTCCGCCCGATGCAGGTCGATACGCGCGGCAAGGGTTTGGCCGTGAAGGCCGGCATGTTGGCGGCGACCGGCGACTTCCGTTTCATCTGCGACACCGACTTATCGATGCCCATTGAGGACATTGTCCGCTTTCTGCCCCCACAGACCGAGGGCTACGACGTGATGATCGCCACCCGCGAAGGGCCGGGCAGCGAGCGCGTGGGGGAACCGGCCTATCGGCATTTCATGGGTCGAATCAACAATTTCATCATCAAACTGTTCGCCGTACGCGAGTTTGAGGACACGCAGTGTGGCTTCAAGATGTTCAACCGCGCCGCAGCCGACGACCTGTTCGAAGTGCAGCTCAT
This window contains:
- a CDS encoding glycosyltransferase family 2 protein, with the translated sequence MSAAQGSESLNDTPRPYLSIVIPAHNEETRLPRALERIDAFLKTQPYTAEVVVVENGSSDRTFEVAREHAVRLPYVRPMQVDTRGKGLAVKAGMLAATGDFRFICDTDLSMPIEDIVRFLPPQTEGYDVMIATREGPGSERVGEPAYRHFMGRINNFIIKLFAVREFEDTQCGFKMFNRAAADDLFEVQLMTGIGFDVELIFIALRRGYKIKEIPITWYFDADSRMRLVQDSLRMLQEIWQIRRNWSKGLYARRGNDG